A single Dunckerocampus dactyliophorus isolate RoL2022-P2 chromosome 2, RoL_Ddac_1.1, whole genome shotgun sequence DNA region contains:
- the LOC129171237 gene encoding F-box only protein 15-like isoform X3, which produces MEGLARKTGRTGLQPKPQPQPVAQLCRRKSRPGATVHSRAQERTVRVTQVKSFPSLEIVLDRLPSEILMKILSHLDPASLMSLSHVNKLFHRLANDDVAWCKIYMAAFPAETWRLKSTDNAAGRAEPQEGSSGGWKKKYLWKMGGEHLGKWGRELGDVNPFTGLPQKTEWILRNIVWELTVLDVFGRVVTPDISRVSFFSTSVTLCWSGNHAIQYPHISSIRLCAVRRDALRRPSPLWGSLIWRVDTGSRPDYFLGKDRLVQVMRLSPGLVLGFWRGRKSVAFIMVNLHLHRLVERSLLGSPVSPYWEPEGEWRGDLMVRTYALHFVLHNSVSEVMVAYFHPLVCKSDGDYLVKLRAISTTNLSQHRLLLGPLNLPWESEALEGSVEMCCVMVLTLQEEVHKPLWCVSTPVCVKTARKPACSDYVGKHFLLDYKDVHGKVRVSLVWLKEQKQFFIVSLVVRLFKDDKHFSARART; this is translated from the exons ATGGAGGGTCTGGCCAGGAAAACAGGGCGTACTGGTCTACAACCAAAACCACAACCACAGCCAGTCGCCCAGCTCTGCAGGAGGAAGAGTCGTCCAGGTGCAACTGTGCACAG CAGAGCCCAGGAGAGAACAGTGCGTGTCACCCAAGTCAAGTCTTTCCCATCTTTGGAGATTGTTCTGGACAG ACTGCCATCAGAGATCCTGATGAAGATCCTGTCCCACCTGGATCCCGCCTCACTGATGAGCCTCAGTCACGTCAACAAGCTCTTCCACCGGCTTGCCAACGACGA TGTGGCATGGTGCAAGATCTACATGGCCGCCTTCCCTGCTGAAACATGGAGGCTCAAGTCCACGGACAATGCTGCGGGCAGGGCGGAGCCTCAGGAGGGCTCATCAGGCGGCTGGAAGAAGAAGTACCTGTGGAAGATGGGCGGAGAGCACCTGGGCAAGTGGGGGAGGGAACTCGGAGATGTCAACCCGTTCACAGGACTGCCTCAGAAGACTGAGTGGATTCTCAG GAACATTGTCTGGGAGCTGACAGTGCTTGATGTCTTCGGCCGGGTGGTCACCCCGGACATCAGCAGGGTCTCCTTCTTCAGTACGTCTGTGACGCTGTGCTGGAGTGGAAACCACGCCATCCAGTATCCTCACATCAGCAGCATCCGGCTCTGCGCCGTGCGGAGGGACGCACTCAGGAGGCCCAGTCCCCTTTGGGGCTCACTCATCTGGAGGGTGGACACCGGGAGTCGCCCCGATTACTTCCTTGGCAAAGACAGGCTGGTCCAAGTCATGCGCCTCTCACCTGGACTCGTCCTTGGCTTCTGGAGG ggtcGGAAGAGTGTGGCCTTCATCATGGTCAACTTACACTTGCACAGGCTGGTGGAGAGGAGCCTGCTGGGATCTCCAGTCAG TCCGTACTGGGAGCCTGAGGGCGAGTGGCGTGGTGATTTGATGGTGCGCACGTACGCGCTGCACTTTGTCCTGCACAACAGCGTGTCTGAGGTCATGGTGGCATACTTCCATCCTCTTGTCTGCAAATCAG ATGGGGACTACCTGGTGAAGCTGCGGGCCATCAGCACGACCAACTTGTCTCAGCACCGACTGCTGCTCGGACCCCTCAATCTTCCATGGGAGAGTGAGGCTCTGGAGGGTTCTGTGGAG ATGTGCTGCGTCATGGTGCTGACTCTGCAGGAGGAGGTCCACAAGCCCCTGTGGTGCGTCAGCACGCCCGTCTGCGTCAAGACGGCGAGGAAGCCGGCCTGCTCGGACTACGTCGGCAAGCACTTCCTGTTGGACTACAAGGACGTGCACGGCAAGGTGAGGGTGAGTCTTGTCTGGCTGAAGGAGCAGAAGCAGTTCTTCATCGTCAGCCTTGTTGTCAGGCTCTTCAAAGACGACAAGCACTTCAGTGCCAG GGCTCGAACATAG
- the LOC129171237 gene encoding F-box only protein 15-like isoform X4, which yields MKILSHLDPASLMSLSHVNKLFHRLANDDVAWCKIYMAAFPAETWRLKSTDNAAGRAEPQEGSSGGWKKKYLWKMGGEHLGKWGRELGDVNPFTGLPQKTEWILRNIVWELTVLDVFGRVVTPDISRVSFFSTSVTLCWSGNHAIQYPHISSIRLCAVRRDALRRPSPLWGSLIWRVDTGSRPDYFLGKDRLVQVMRLSPGLVLGFWRGRKSVAFIMVNLHLHRLVERSLLGSPVSPYWEPEGEWRGDLMVRTYALHFVLHNSVSEVMVAYFHPLVCKSDGDYLVKLRAISTTNLSQHRLLLGPLNLPWESEALEGSVEMCCVMVLTLQEEVHKPLWCVSTPVCVKTARKPACSDYVGKHFLLDYKDVHGKVRVSLVWLKEQKQFFIVSLVVRLFKDDKHFSARART from the exons ATGAAGATCCTGTCCCACCTGGATCCCGCCTCACTGATGAGCCTCAGTCACGTCAACAAGCTCTTCCACCGGCTTGCCAACGACGA TGTGGCATGGTGCAAGATCTACATGGCCGCCTTCCCTGCTGAAACATGGAGGCTCAAGTCCACGGACAATGCTGCGGGCAGGGCGGAGCCTCAGGAGGGCTCATCAGGCGGCTGGAAGAAGAAGTACCTGTGGAAGATGGGCGGAGAGCACCTGGGCAAGTGGGGGAGGGAACTCGGAGATGTCAACCCGTTCACAGGACTGCCTCAGAAGACTGAGTGGATTCTCAG GAACATTGTCTGGGAGCTGACAGTGCTTGATGTCTTCGGCCGGGTGGTCACCCCGGACATCAGCAGGGTCTCCTTCTTCAGTACGTCTGTGACGCTGTGCTGGAGTGGAAACCACGCCATCCAGTATCCTCACATCAGCAGCATCCGGCTCTGCGCCGTGCGGAGGGACGCACTCAGGAGGCCCAGTCCCCTTTGGGGCTCACTCATCTGGAGGGTGGACACCGGGAGTCGCCCCGATTACTTCCTTGGCAAAGACAGGCTGGTCCAAGTCATGCGCCTCTCACCTGGACTCGTCCTTGGCTTCTGGAGG ggtcGGAAGAGTGTGGCCTTCATCATGGTCAACTTACACTTGCACAGGCTGGTGGAGAGGAGCCTGCTGGGATCTCCAGTCAG TCCGTACTGGGAGCCTGAGGGCGAGTGGCGTGGTGATTTGATGGTGCGCACGTACGCGCTGCACTTTGTCCTGCACAACAGCGTGTCTGAGGTCATGGTGGCATACTTCCATCCTCTTGTCTGCAAATCAG ATGGGGACTACCTGGTGAAGCTGCGGGCCATCAGCACGACCAACTTGTCTCAGCACCGACTGCTGCTCGGACCCCTCAATCTTCCATGGGAGAGTGAGGCTCTGGAGGGTTCTGTGGAG ATGTGCTGCGTCATGGTGCTGACTCTGCAGGAGGAGGTCCACAAGCCCCTGTGGTGCGTCAGCACGCCCGTCTGCGTCAAGACGGCGAGGAAGCCGGCCTGCTCGGACTACGTCGGCAAGCACTTCCTGTTGGACTACAAGGACGTGCACGGCAAGGTGAGGGTGAGTCTTGTCTGGCTGAAGGAGCAGAAGCAGTTCTTCATCGTCAGCCTTGTTGTCAGGCTCTTCAAAGACGACAAGCACTTCAGTGCCAG GGCTCGAACATAG
- the LOC129171237 gene encoding F-box only protein 15-like isoform X2, with the protein MAASSMATGEFVHSFMEGLARKTGRTGLQPKPQPQPVAQLCRRKSRPGATVHRAQERTVRVTQVKSFPSLEIVLDRLPSEILMKILSHLDPASLMSLSHVNKLFHRLANDDVAWCKIYMAAFPAETWRLKSTDNAAGRAEPQEGSSGGWKKKYLWKMGGEHLGKWGRELGDVNPFTGLPQKTEWILRNIVWELTVLDVFGRVVTPDISRVSFFSTSVTLCWSGNHAIQYPHISSIRLCAVRRDALRRPSPLWGSLIWRVDTGSRPDYFLGKDRLVQVMRLSPGLVLGFWRGRKSVAFIMVNLHLHRLVERSLLGSPVSPYWEPEGEWRGDLMVRTYALHFVLHNSVSEVMVAYFHPLVCKSDGDYLVKLRAISTTNLSQHRLLLGPLNLPWESEALEGSVEMCCVMVLTLQEEVHKPLWCVSTPVCVKTARKPACSDYVGKHFLLDYKDVHGKVRVSLVWLKEQKQFFIVSLVVRLFKDDKHFSARART; encoded by the exons atggcGGCATCTTCCATGGCGACTGGAGAGTTTGTCCATAGCTTCATGGAGGGTCTGGCCAGGAAAACAGGGCGTACTGGTCTACAACCAAAACCACAACCACAGCCAGTCGCCCAGCTCTGCAGGAGGAAGAGTCGTCCAGGTGCAACTGTGCACAG AGCCCAGGAGAGAACAGTGCGTGTCACCCAAGTCAAGTCTTTCCCATCTTTGGAGATTGTTCTGGACAG ACTGCCATCAGAGATCCTGATGAAGATCCTGTCCCACCTGGATCCCGCCTCACTGATGAGCCTCAGTCACGTCAACAAGCTCTTCCACCGGCTTGCCAACGACGA TGTGGCATGGTGCAAGATCTACATGGCCGCCTTCCCTGCTGAAACATGGAGGCTCAAGTCCACGGACAATGCTGCGGGCAGGGCGGAGCCTCAGGAGGGCTCATCAGGCGGCTGGAAGAAGAAGTACCTGTGGAAGATGGGCGGAGAGCACCTGGGCAAGTGGGGGAGGGAACTCGGAGATGTCAACCCGTTCACAGGACTGCCTCAGAAGACTGAGTGGATTCTCAG GAACATTGTCTGGGAGCTGACAGTGCTTGATGTCTTCGGCCGGGTGGTCACCCCGGACATCAGCAGGGTCTCCTTCTTCAGTACGTCTGTGACGCTGTGCTGGAGTGGAAACCACGCCATCCAGTATCCTCACATCAGCAGCATCCGGCTCTGCGCCGTGCGGAGGGACGCACTCAGGAGGCCCAGTCCCCTTTGGGGCTCACTCATCTGGAGGGTGGACACCGGGAGTCGCCCCGATTACTTCCTTGGCAAAGACAGGCTGGTCCAAGTCATGCGCCTCTCACCTGGACTCGTCCTTGGCTTCTGGAGG ggtcGGAAGAGTGTGGCCTTCATCATGGTCAACTTACACTTGCACAGGCTGGTGGAGAGGAGCCTGCTGGGATCTCCAGTCAG TCCGTACTGGGAGCCTGAGGGCGAGTGGCGTGGTGATTTGATGGTGCGCACGTACGCGCTGCACTTTGTCCTGCACAACAGCGTGTCTGAGGTCATGGTGGCATACTTCCATCCTCTTGTCTGCAAATCAG ATGGGGACTACCTGGTGAAGCTGCGGGCCATCAGCACGACCAACTTGTCTCAGCACCGACTGCTGCTCGGACCCCTCAATCTTCCATGGGAGAGTGAGGCTCTGGAGGGTTCTGTGGAG ATGTGCTGCGTCATGGTGCTGACTCTGCAGGAGGAGGTCCACAAGCCCCTGTGGTGCGTCAGCACGCCCGTCTGCGTCAAGACGGCGAGGAAGCCGGCCTGCTCGGACTACGTCGGCAAGCACTTCCTGTTGGACTACAAGGACGTGCACGGCAAGGTGAGGGTGAGTCTTGTCTGGCTGAAGGAGCAGAAGCAGTTCTTCATCGTCAGCCTTGTTGTCAGGCTCTTCAAAGACGACAAGCACTTCAGTGCCAG GGCTCGAACATAG
- the LOC129171237 gene encoding F-box only protein 15-like isoform X1 translates to MAASSMATGEFVHSFMEGLARKTGRTGLQPKPQPQPVAQLCRRKSRPGATVHSRAQERTVRVTQVKSFPSLEIVLDRLPSEILMKILSHLDPASLMSLSHVNKLFHRLANDDVAWCKIYMAAFPAETWRLKSTDNAAGRAEPQEGSSGGWKKKYLWKMGGEHLGKWGRELGDVNPFTGLPQKTEWILRNIVWELTVLDVFGRVVTPDISRVSFFSTSVTLCWSGNHAIQYPHISSIRLCAVRRDALRRPSPLWGSLIWRVDTGSRPDYFLGKDRLVQVMRLSPGLVLGFWRGRKSVAFIMVNLHLHRLVERSLLGSPVSPYWEPEGEWRGDLMVRTYALHFVLHNSVSEVMVAYFHPLVCKSDGDYLVKLRAISTTNLSQHRLLLGPLNLPWESEALEGSVEMCCVMVLTLQEEVHKPLWCVSTPVCVKTARKPACSDYVGKHFLLDYKDVHGKVRVSLVWLKEQKQFFIVSLVVRLFKDDKHFSARART, encoded by the exons atggcGGCATCTTCCATGGCGACTGGAGAGTTTGTCCATAGCTTCATGGAGGGTCTGGCCAGGAAAACAGGGCGTACTGGTCTACAACCAAAACCACAACCACAGCCAGTCGCCCAGCTCTGCAGGAGGAAGAGTCGTCCAGGTGCAACTGTGCACAG CAGAGCCCAGGAGAGAACAGTGCGTGTCACCCAAGTCAAGTCTTTCCCATCTTTGGAGATTGTTCTGGACAG ACTGCCATCAGAGATCCTGATGAAGATCCTGTCCCACCTGGATCCCGCCTCACTGATGAGCCTCAGTCACGTCAACAAGCTCTTCCACCGGCTTGCCAACGACGA TGTGGCATGGTGCAAGATCTACATGGCCGCCTTCCCTGCTGAAACATGGAGGCTCAAGTCCACGGACAATGCTGCGGGCAGGGCGGAGCCTCAGGAGGGCTCATCAGGCGGCTGGAAGAAGAAGTACCTGTGGAAGATGGGCGGAGAGCACCTGGGCAAGTGGGGGAGGGAACTCGGAGATGTCAACCCGTTCACAGGACTGCCTCAGAAGACTGAGTGGATTCTCAG GAACATTGTCTGGGAGCTGACAGTGCTTGATGTCTTCGGCCGGGTGGTCACCCCGGACATCAGCAGGGTCTCCTTCTTCAGTACGTCTGTGACGCTGTGCTGGAGTGGAAACCACGCCATCCAGTATCCTCACATCAGCAGCATCCGGCTCTGCGCCGTGCGGAGGGACGCACTCAGGAGGCCCAGTCCCCTTTGGGGCTCACTCATCTGGAGGGTGGACACCGGGAGTCGCCCCGATTACTTCCTTGGCAAAGACAGGCTGGTCCAAGTCATGCGCCTCTCACCTGGACTCGTCCTTGGCTTCTGGAGG ggtcGGAAGAGTGTGGCCTTCATCATGGTCAACTTACACTTGCACAGGCTGGTGGAGAGGAGCCTGCTGGGATCTCCAGTCAG TCCGTACTGGGAGCCTGAGGGCGAGTGGCGTGGTGATTTGATGGTGCGCACGTACGCGCTGCACTTTGTCCTGCACAACAGCGTGTCTGAGGTCATGGTGGCATACTTCCATCCTCTTGTCTGCAAATCAG ATGGGGACTACCTGGTGAAGCTGCGGGCCATCAGCACGACCAACTTGTCTCAGCACCGACTGCTGCTCGGACCCCTCAATCTTCCATGGGAGAGTGAGGCTCTGGAGGGTTCTGTGGAG ATGTGCTGCGTCATGGTGCTGACTCTGCAGGAGGAGGTCCACAAGCCCCTGTGGTGCGTCAGCACGCCCGTCTGCGTCAAGACGGCGAGGAAGCCGGCCTGCTCGGACTACGTCGGCAAGCACTTCCTGTTGGACTACAAGGACGTGCACGGCAAGGTGAGGGTGAGTCTTGTCTGGCTGAAGGAGCAGAAGCAGTTCTTCATCGTCAGCCTTGTTGTCAGGCTCTTCAAAGACGACAAGCACTTCAGTGCCAG GGCTCGAACATAG